One part of the Novipirellula aureliae genome encodes these proteins:
- a CDS encoding gamma-glutamyl-gamma-aminobutyrate hydrolase family protein → MTCKPLIGINADYRAAARNMPAYSYVAAGYFQSVLKAGGIPVVLPPMDDSDSIRTALDALHGFVMIGGGDLDPRNDGFMLHPSVRPLDPVRETSDRLLIAEISERRMPLLGIGTGMQLMNVHQGGNLFLNIKEDLPNAVPHHDPQDPNHRHTLNVESDSLIGRVYGDGEIRVSSRHHMAIDEVAPGFRVTAKCPDGVIEAIESEMMDWFAVGTQFHPECAAASALDIRIFEEFVDGARDRMSVEDLRLVA, encoded by the coding sequence ATGACGTGTAAACCATTGATCGGCATTAACGCCGACTATCGTGCAGCTGCTCGTAACATGCCCGCATACAGTTATGTCGCAGCGGGCTACTTTCAGTCGGTATTGAAAGCAGGAGGGATTCCTGTTGTTTTGCCTCCGATGGACGATTCGGATTCGATTCGAACCGCCTTAGATGCCTTACACGGCTTTGTCATGATTGGCGGTGGGGACTTAGATCCACGCAACGATGGTTTCATGTTGCACCCTTCGGTACGGCCTTTGGATCCGGTTCGCGAAACCAGCGACCGCTTATTGATTGCCGAAATCTCAGAGCGAAGGATGCCACTTTTGGGTATTGGAACGGGGATGCAGCTCATGAACGTGCATCAGGGCGGCAACCTGTTTTTGAATATCAAAGAGGACCTACCGAATGCAGTGCCTCACCATGACCCTCAAGACCCCAATCACCGACATACATTGAATGTCGAGAGTGATTCGTTGATCGGCCGCGTCTATGGCGATGGCGAAATCCGCGTTAGCAGTCGGCATCACATGGCGATAGACGAAGTGGCACCGGGCTTCCGCGTCACCGCGAAGTGTCCAGATGGCGTGATCGAAGCAATTGAAAGCGAAATGATGGACTGGTTTGCCGTTGGCACCCAATTCCATCCTGAATGTGCCGCGGCATCGGCACTTGATATCCGTATTTTTGAGGAATTTGTTGACGGTGCTCGCGATCGAATGAGCGTCGAAGACCTACGTTTGGTAGCCTAA
- a CDS encoding phytoene desaturase family protein, which translates to MPRDFLKDAADEYDVVVIGSGLAGMTSANILGRAGHRVLLLEQHYKLGGLATWFLRPGGHTFDVSLHGFPHGMIKSCRRYWNRDIADRIVQLTNIRFDNPQFSLSTTFNREDFTRLLTTKFGIEPQTVSDFFDTARSMNFYDDQSTTTKQLFDRFFPGRDDVVRLLMEPITYANGSTLEDPAITYGIVFSNFMSKGVFIYEGGTDDLIARMKKELLKNNVDIRIRCGVDRIGVKDGRVESVDVNGRTIRCRAVVSNANLKTTILKMLGTESLDKSFVERADAVRLNNSSTQVYMALKEGEAIDECGDLFFTSTAKEFRTDLLLSRDITSRTFSFYYPRTRPEKKERYAIVSSTNANWSDWADLNELDYQASKQDLVETTIGALEKYIPGIRDKIDRAEAATPITFKHYTRHEMGASFGTKFEGLGVSRELPQQVGGMYHAGSVGIIMSGWLGAINYGVIVSNEVDQDLLKTAPAV; encoded by the coding sequence ATGCCACGCGATTTTTTGAAAGATGCTGCGGACGAGTACGATGTTGTTGTGATCGGCAGCGGATTGGCTGGTATGACGAGTGCCAACATCTTAGGCCGTGCCGGTCACCGCGTTTTGCTCCTCGAACAACACTACAAACTGGGCGGATTGGCAACTTGGTTTTTACGGCCTGGTGGCCATACCTTTGACGTTTCTCTACATGGTTTTCCCCACGGCATGATTAAGTCGTGCCGTCGCTATTGGAACCGGGATATTGCCGATCGAATCGTTCAATTGACGAATATCCGCTTCGACAATCCGCAGTTTTCACTTTCGACCACTTTCAATCGCGAAGATTTTACGCGGTTGTTGACGACCAAGTTTGGTATCGAACCACAAACGGTATCCGATTTCTTCGACACCGCTCGGTCGATGAACTTTTATGATGATCAGAGCACGACGACGAAACAGTTGTTCGATCGGTTTTTCCCAGGCCGCGATGATGTGGTCCGGTTACTTATGGAACCGATCACGTACGCTAACGGTTCGACCCTAGAAGACCCCGCGATTACCTATGGAATCGTGTTCAGCAATTTTATGAGCAAAGGTGTCTTTATTTACGAAGGCGGAACCGATGATCTGATCGCTCGGATGAAGAAAGAGTTGCTCAAGAACAATGTGGATATCCGCATTCGTTGTGGGGTCGATCGAATTGGGGTCAAAGACGGACGTGTCGAGTCCGTCGACGTCAACGGACGAACGATTCGCTGCCGTGCGGTCGTCAGCAATGCGAACCTCAAAACGACCATCCTGAAAATGCTCGGTACCGAGTCGCTCGATAAAAGTTTTGTCGAGCGAGCCGATGCGGTGCGGCTCAACAATAGCAGCACGCAAGTCTACATGGCGCTGAAGGAAGGTGAAGCGATCGATGAATGCGGCGATCTGTTTTTCACCAGTACGGCGAAAGAGTTTCGCACCGATTTGCTGCTTAGCCGGGACATCACCAGTCGGACGTTTAGTTTCTATTATCCACGCACACGGCCGGAGAAAAAAGAACGCTATGCGATCGTCAGTAGCACCAACGCAAATTGGTCAGACTGGGCCGATCTGAATGAACTCGATTATCAAGCCAGCAAACAAGACTTGGTAGAAACGACGATTGGTGCTTTGGAAAAGTACATTCCAGGAATTCGCGATAAAATCGATCGTGCAGAAGCGGCAACGCCAATCACGTTCAAGCATTACACGCGGCACGAGATGGGAGCTAGCTTTGGAACGAAGTTCGAAGGCTTGGGCGTCAGTCGCGAATTGCCGCAGCAAGTCGGCGGTATGTACCATGCCGGCAGCGTCGGCATCATCATGAGCGGATGGCTAGGAGCGATAAACTATGGCGTCATCGTCAGCAACGAAGTTGACCAAGATTTGTTGAAAACGGCGCCAGCCGTTTGA
- a CDS encoding DUF1720 domain-containing protein, which yields MKGGRCSITIRLLFGCYSAKTRLEAAAGGLLPYNKTPAPPRSQGSSNRRIERFFLSRRFRYRHRHKPRLQRGSRTTKNEGKHFRGWGFQPQPTGGKMRGWGFQPQPTGARCVVGAHWGQEALALCCQAENQAVTQH from the coding sequence ATGAAAGGGGGCCGATGCTCGATTACGATTCGGCTACTATTCGGCTGCTATTCGGCAAAAACTCGATTGGAGGCTGCCGCAGGAGGTTTATTACCGTACAACAAAACGCCGGCTCCGCCGAGGAGCCAAGGTTCGTCTAATAGGCGAATCGAACGTTTTTTTCTGTCAAGACGGTTTCGCTACCGGCACCGACACAAACCACGTCTCCAGCGTGGCTCCCGCACCACGAAGAATGAGGGCAAGCACTTTCGTGGCTGGGGCTTCCAGCCGCAGCCTACTGGGGGCAAGATGCGTGGCTGGGGCTTCCAGCCGCAGCCTACTGGGGCAAGATGCGTGGTTGGGGCTCACTGGGGGCAAGAGGCCCTAGCACTCTGTTGCCAAGCCGAAAATCAAGCGGTGACGCAGCACTAG
- a CDS encoding tetratricopeptide repeat protein — protein MSGSTNTNAPASNHVTAKHSTISRAKVLIAKKDYAAASAILRTASRDYHVLDILAVCLLRSGQTSEAISIYRSFALLPGSAMVRPELGDSCKRNFATAMILHGSPSGGLDLLESCQSRTSERALEIRAAIKAWAKTLSWWRRLDWKLNRIEPQNCVIPISFEPGEFEFELDLAPQQPLEQAVKQASALEIDKARGASMPVPETAENPPEKSSPLSHGV, from the coding sequence ATGTCTGGTTCTACCAATACCAATGCGCCTGCATCCAACCATGTGACTGCAAAGCATTCAACCATCTCGCGAGCAAAAGTGTTGATCGCGAAAAAAGATTATGCGGCGGCCTCGGCGATACTTCGCACGGCCTCGCGTGACTACCATGTCCTCGACATCTTGGCCGTCTGTTTACTGCGATCAGGTCAAACTTCGGAAGCGATTTCGATTTATCGCTCCTTTGCGTTGTTGCCCGGCAGCGCCATGGTTCGTCCCGAGTTGGGCGATTCCTGTAAACGAAATTTCGCCACCGCCATGATCCTTCATGGATCTCCCAGCGGCGGACTCGATCTGCTCGAGTCTTGTCAGTCCAGAACATCCGAACGAGCGTTGGAAATCCGTGCTGCGATCAAGGCATGGGCTAAAACGTTGTCATGGTGGCGGCGGCTCGATTGGAAGCTGAATCGTATCGAGCCCCAAAATTGCGTCATCCCAATCAGCTTTGAGCCCGGCGAGTTTGAATTTGAGCTCGATTTGGCACCACAGCAACCGCTAGAGCAAGCTGTCAAACAAGCCTCTGCATTGGAGATAGACAAAGCACGGGGAGCTTCCATGCCAGTCCCAGAGACCGCAGAGAATCCCCCAGAAAAAAGCTCCCCTCTCTCCCACGGGGTCTAA
- a CDS encoding WYL domain-containing protein produces the protein MNTNLRRAMQDCDNYVIEMDYADAKGNQTHRIVSPIRFMGSYRFLGLCLCREAPRQFQLSRCKNVRLVAASEVMMPVAISG, from the coding sequence ATGAATACGAATCTGCGCCGGGCGATGCAAGATTGTGACAACTACGTGATTGAAATGGATTATGCGGATGCCAAAGGAAACCAAACGCACCGAATCGTCAGCCCGATCCGATTTATGGGTAGCTACCGATTCTTAGGCCTTTGCCTATGTCGCGAGGCGCCACGCCAATTCCAACTTTCACGCTGCAAAAACGTCCGCCTCGTGGCGGCATCCGAAGTCATGATGCCAGTAGCGATCTCGGGTTAG
- a CDS encoding glutamine--tRNA ligase/YqeY domain fusion protein, translating to MTEQDAKRENKNFVQQAIEADLASGRFQGVFTRFPPEPNGYLHIGHAKAICLNFGLAKQYNGTCNLRFDDTNPTKEETEYVESIMDDIRWLGFEWDSLHYASDYFEQLYEWAEKLISEGHAYVCDLTADQTREYRGSLTEPGRNSPFRDRTPEENLDLFRRMRAGEFPDGSRSLRAKIDMASPNINLRDPVMYRILRATHHRTGDTWCIYPTYDWTHGQSDSIEGISFSICTLEFENHRPLYDWYCQKLGIHHPRQIEFAKLKLSTLLIGKRHMLRMVKEGMVSGWDDPRMPTLVGYRRRGYTPESIRQFCADAGVAKFNGTIDIVRLENAVREHLNAVAPRRMAVLDPIKLTITNWPEGKIEMAKAVNNPGDPSEGTREVPFSGNLLIEQEDFREEAPRKFFRLKKGGAVRLRAGYIVDCHDVVKDEDGNIIEVLCTYDPDSKSGQDTSGRKVKGTIHWVSAPHAAKVEVRLYDRLFTVENPGKPEEGKTFVDYLNPDSLKVITARVEPELAKAKVGDRVQFERLGYFVVDPDSTEEKKVFNRIVPLRDTWGNMEAKGKTN from the coding sequence ATGACCGAGCAGGACGCAAAACGCGAAAACAAGAATTTTGTTCAACAAGCGATTGAAGCTGATCTGGCGTCAGGCCGGTTTCAAGGTGTCTTTACACGGTTCCCCCCCGAACCGAATGGATACCTACACATCGGGCACGCCAAGGCGATCTGCCTGAACTTTGGATTGGCAAAGCAGTATAACGGGACATGCAATCTACGGTTCGACGATACCAATCCGACCAAAGAAGAAACCGAGTACGTCGAATCGATCATGGACGACATCCGTTGGCTCGGCTTCGAGTGGGATAGTCTGCATTACGCCAGCGACTATTTTGAGCAGCTCTACGAGTGGGCCGAAAAGCTGATCAGCGAGGGGCACGCGTACGTTTGTGATCTGACGGCGGACCAGACCCGCGAGTACCGGGGTTCGTTGACCGAACCAGGTCGCAACAGCCCATTCCGCGATCGCACGCCCGAAGAAAACCTTGATCTGTTTCGCCGCATGCGGGCAGGTGAATTTCCCGATGGATCACGGTCGCTGCGCGCAAAAATCGACATGGCGTCGCCGAATATCAATCTGCGTGACCCCGTGATGTACCGAATCTTGCGTGCCACTCACCACCGCACCGGCGATACCTGGTGCATCTATCCGACCTACGATTGGACACACGGTCAAAGCGATTCGATCGAAGGAATCTCGTTCTCGATTTGTACGCTGGAGTTTGAAAATCATCGGCCTCTCTACGATTGGTATTGTCAGAAGCTTGGTATTCACCATCCTCGGCAAATCGAGTTTGCGAAACTGAAACTTAGCACGCTATTGATCGGTAAACGGCACATGCTGCGAATGGTCAAAGAGGGCATGGTTAGCGGCTGGGACGACCCCCGGATGCCAACGCTCGTCGGCTATCGTCGCCGCGGCTATACCCCTGAATCGATCCGCCAATTCTGTGCGGATGCGGGCGTTGCCAAGTTCAATGGAACAATTGATATCGTCCGTTTGGAAAACGCCGTTCGCGAACATTTGAACGCGGTCGCACCAAGGCGAATGGCCGTACTCGATCCTATCAAACTAACGATCACGAATTGGCCTGAAGGGAAAATCGAGATGGCCAAAGCGGTCAATAACCCAGGTGACCCAAGCGAAGGAACCCGTGAAGTGCCATTCTCGGGCAACTTGTTGATCGAGCAAGAGGACTTTCGCGAAGAAGCACCTCGCAAGTTCTTCCGGCTCAAAAAGGGAGGAGCGGTTCGGCTTCGGGCAGGCTACATCGTCGATTGCCACGACGTCGTCAAAGATGAGGATGGAAACATCATCGAGGTACTGTGTACCTATGACCCCGATTCCAAGAGCGGACAAGATACGTCAGGCCGCAAGGTGAAAGGCACGATCCACTGGGTCAGTGCTCCTCATGCTGCCAAAGTCGAAGTGCGATTGTACGACCGTTTGTTTACCGTTGAAAATCCTGGGAAACCAGAAGAAGGCAAAACGTTCGTCGATTATTTGAACCCTGATTCGCTAAAAGTGATCACGGCGAGGGTCGAACCAGAGCTAGCGAAAGCGAAGGTGGGCGACCGTGTCCAATTCGAACGGCTCGGCTACTTTGTGGTTGACCCCGATTCGACGGAAGAGAAAAAGGTGTTCAATCGGATCGTACCGTTACGTGACACGTGGGGGAATATGGAAGCGAAAGGGAAGACGAACTGA
- a CDS encoding LamG domain-containing protein, whose amino-acid sequence MKSMIVQTQIWHWISASTLILLTSSFAHAADPVMHWDFSTLDDGTTVENVSGMDDAVEGHARLAAGMEGDGLRLDGFTTCVRHVTQDIPRPGDAFSVEAWVALGNYPWNWCPILTTENDETKGYRLMIGPYGQVSMQSAIGEQWVSCTTANEAIPLRKWMHVVGVYRANTDMSVYVNGTLAATIPIQGKVTFPRGKDLECRLGMVATPGKPSNIHRTWGTLGQYFGLCGIIDEVKVYDEAMQPEDVKKHFDSVEMKQPEIEAHKLPTIAKHPGRFGAFYTKLKYYDGWDNVWPVDQDPDIVVCFDKLPVKVMFWRGLRYGTAWVSENENWMSDQSVEAWGLGDDDTEGCFEHMQDRHCRYSHVRVIENNDARVVVHWRYAPTSAYLSTWRVDPKTGWECWVDEYHTIYPDASGTRKVSWKKDTLKFPRQFQESLPLLQPGQVVSDLVHRDYVHVADYEGHIDPVSFVDNPRERDTQFAKDYTIQQYNFKSDNKPFICFEPGNRMSVRWNSLSSYDKHVGCNHFPVGQARCDGRTSIMSDRPSHCDSFPISDPVVHEAGDRCYWNALYGINGMEMEELVELGKSWAFAPEMEISGEGFTSKGYDRSQRCYPIENSGSVPKACEITLTSNDQSPIVNPAFFIKNWNAATAKVLVNGEPSSDVRIGVNHELEGDDLVLFLFLQSNEPVKITVLP is encoded by the coding sequence ATGAAATCGATGATTGTTCAAACCCAAATCTGGCACTGGATCTCCGCATCCACGCTGATTCTCCTAACCTCTAGCTTTGCACATGCTGCGGATCCCGTCATGCATTGGGATTTCAGCACGTTGGATGACGGCACAACGGTTGAGAACGTAAGCGGAATGGACGACGCCGTAGAGGGGCACGCTCGTTTGGCTGCTGGGATGGAAGGTGACGGTCTAAGACTCGATGGCTTTACGACCTGCGTTCGACATGTCACTCAAGACATCCCCCGTCCTGGAGACGCTTTTTCGGTCGAGGCGTGGGTAGCACTTGGAAATTATCCTTGGAACTGGTGTCCGATCCTAACCACCGAGAACGATGAGACCAAAGGCTATCGTTTGATGATCGGACCGTATGGCCAAGTGTCAATGCAGTCCGCGATTGGTGAGCAGTGGGTCTCGTGTACCACCGCCAATGAAGCCATCCCCCTGCGAAAATGGATGCACGTCGTTGGAGTCTATCGAGCCAACACCGACATGTCGGTTTACGTTAACGGAACGCTTGCAGCCACCATTCCGATCCAGGGCAAAGTAACGTTCCCAAGAGGCAAAGACCTGGAGTGCCGACTTGGCATGGTTGCAACACCTGGAAAGCCTTCCAATATCCACAGAACCTGGGGAACCCTTGGCCAGTACTTTGGACTTTGCGGAATCATTGACGAGGTGAAAGTCTACGACGAAGCGATGCAACCAGAGGATGTCAAAAAACATTTCGACAGCGTTGAAATGAAACAGCCGGAAATCGAGGCTCACAAACTGCCGACGATTGCGAAACATCCTGGGCGATTTGGCGCCTTTTATACCAAGCTGAAATACTACGATGGCTGGGATAATGTTTGGCCAGTCGATCAAGACCCCGATATTGTCGTCTGCTTTGACAAACTGCCGGTAAAAGTCATGTTCTGGCGAGGGCTCCGTTACGGAACGGCCTGGGTTTCAGAGAACGAAAACTGGATGTCAGACCAAAGCGTGGAAGCGTGGGGACTGGGCGACGACGATACCGAAGGCTGCTTCGAACATATGCAGGACAGGCATTGCCGGTATTCGCATGTGCGTGTCATCGAAAACAATGATGCGAGAGTCGTGGTGCATTGGAGGTATGCTCCGACAAGCGCCTACCTCAGCACATGGCGTGTCGATCCAAAAACCGGCTGGGAATGCTGGGTCGATGAGTATCACACCATCTATCCCGATGCATCGGGGACCAGAAAAGTATCGTGGAAGAAAGACACACTCAAATTCCCACGCCAGTTCCAGGAATCACTGCCGCTACTGCAACCTGGACAGGTTGTTAGTGATCTGGTGCATCGCGACTATGTCCACGTTGCAGATTACGAAGGCCATATCGACCCCGTTTCCTTTGTAGACAATCCTCGCGAAAGAGACACCCAATTTGCCAAGGACTACACCATCCAGCAATACAATTTCAAGTCCGATAACAAGCCATTTATCTGCTTTGAGCCAGGCAATCGCATGTCGGTGAGATGGAATAGTCTGAGCAGTTATGACAAGCACGTTGGTTGCAACCATTTCCCGGTTGGCCAAGCCCGCTGTGACGGCCGTACGAGCATCATGTCCGATCGTCCGTCGCATTGTGACAGTTTCCCCATTTCGGACCCTGTGGTTCACGAGGCGGGTGATCGCTGCTACTGGAATGCCCTGTATGGAATCAATGGGATGGAAATGGAAGAACTGGTCGAACTCGGCAAGTCTTGGGCTTTTGCACCCGAGATGGAAATTTCGGGTGAAGGATTCACGTCGAAGGGCTATGATCGTAGCCAACGGTGCTATCCGATAGAGAACAGCGGTTCGGTGCCAAAAGCATGCGAGATCACTCTAACCAGTAATGATCAGTCACCGATTGTTAACCCTGCTTTCTTCATCAAGAACTGGAATGCTGCGACCGCGAAGGTGCTCGTCAATGGAGAACCATCGAGCGATGTACGCATTGGCGTGAATCACGAACTAGAGGGCGATGATCTCGTCCTGTTCTTATTTCTGCAAAGCAACGAGCCAGTCAAGATCACGGTTTTGCCGTAA
- a CDS encoding transposase — protein MGPCLPSCAVRARPWQQGLAAFGSQKDRWNNADEIACLSGIAPVTVQSGKSRVVHQRWACPKYLKQTFHEVADSARKYCPWTKARYNQLKDGGMKQNAAIRKLARSWIRILFRDWQTGQPFDCDRYVTGLLRRNPELANYLPKS, from the coding sequence ATGGGTCCTTGTTTACCGAGCTGCGCGGTGCGGGCCCGACCTTGGCAGCAAGGCCTGGCCGCCTTCGGCTCGCAGAAGGATCGCTGGAACAACGCTGATGAAATCGCTTGCCTTTCGGGCATCGCGCCCGTGACAGTTCAAAGTGGCAAAAGCCGAGTGGTGCATCAGCGTTGGGCGTGCCCGAAATACCTCAAACAGACATTCCATGAGGTCGCCGACAGTGCTCGAAAATACTGTCCGTGGACAAAGGCTCGTTACAATCAACTCAAAGATGGCGGAATGAAACAGAATGCGGCAATCCGAAAGCTAGCTCGCAGCTGGATCCGAATTCTCTTTCGGGACTGGCAAACTGGTCAGCCATTCGACTGCGATCGCTACGTAACCGGCCTACTGCGACGTAATCCCGAACTCGCAAATTACCTTCCAAAATCCTGA
- a CDS encoding alpha/beta hydrolase family protein — MTRLLFRFTGQSRISKIAAVLVFLTFCPAVVAQDITRRMLEHSDYDVWNTLSNAKISNDGNWVLYAVQSGAIDGESTLHIQHVDTAREYVIERAAQARFTFNSQFAVFLVTPEKKILKQFRKQKKESQERPQAKMQALELASGDIITLDDARSFGLPQENGDWVACQMEKPTVTSPIDKTEKGPREVYEVTGEGLRQPAKQLKLKSRGATTRKPGRSKPDPVEESEAKAKQKPQHSEPPRADQDDKDPKKKTVGTPLKLVNLPTEIQRTFPFVRAFRFSKKGNWLAFVTSVEAPDKEERNGEQADDLVANEVVDGVHLLQLDSLKLTCIARGVGEYKNLAFNEDGSRLAFITNKDDYESKSPKWSVYEWTAGSKQAKCIAGEGEQGIPSGWWIAPGSTQRYSEDGRRLYFETSPIPEAILKQRRDLAEGRDVDAEESEERAKLDLWHWQDPQLQPQQLLEAEAERKRDYRAAYVLKSKKIVQIEDLQTPVVDIDYRSPSNVSIANSNVPYRKMLSWDVPGYQDVYLVNLNSGRRTQVLNKVRSDAALSPTGKYIVWFDAEQKKWFAKKAKDKDAKSIEISKGIKHPLYNVLDDRPMLPSAYGTAGWLRGDRALLIYDRYDIWKLDPTGESKPVCITLGSGRRNEIRFRYRHFDSKQRFVDAEKPMLLTAFHLKTKASGFYSLPALEGNAKNKQAAPVGPAPLIMLDENLGELQKAKDSDQVVFTRSTFRMFPDLWTSTTRFEKISRVSDLNPQQDEYSWGTSELTHWESRDGQTLDGILLKPDGFDPSKKYPLLVYFYERSSDGLHKYYPPAAGRSIICFSFYVSRGYVVFIPDIPYKTGEPGQSAANAVLPGVEHLIAKGFVDQERIGMQGHSWGGYQTAYLVTQTDMFACAEAGAPVSNMTSAYGGIRWSSGMSRMFQYERTQSRIGGDLWAAREKYIANSPLFFADNIDTPLLILHNDQDGAVPWYQGIELFVALRRLEKPAWMLNYNGDPHWVMGDYNRRDFAIRMQQFFDHYLKDAPEPVWMAEGIPAVEKGKDLGLELLEPK; from the coding sequence ATGACTAGACTTTTGTTCCGTTTCACAGGCCAATCGCGGATCAGCAAAATCGCTGCCGTGTTGGTGTTTTTGACTTTCTGCCCAGCTGTCGTGGCCCAAGACATTACCCGGCGAATGCTCGAGCACAGCGACTACGACGTCTGGAATACGCTTTCCAATGCCAAGATCTCAAACGATGGCAACTGGGTCTTGTACGCGGTCCAAAGTGGTGCCATTGATGGTGAGTCGACCTTGCACATCCAGCACGTCGATACGGCGCGTGAATATGTGATCGAACGTGCAGCACAGGCCCGCTTCACGTTTAACAGCCAATTCGCGGTGTTTTTGGTCACGCCAGAGAAAAAAATCCTGAAGCAATTTCGAAAACAGAAAAAGGAATCGCAGGAGCGTCCCCAAGCCAAGATGCAGGCCCTCGAATTGGCGTCGGGTGACATCATCACTCTCGATGACGCTCGCTCTTTTGGTTTGCCGCAAGAGAACGGTGATTGGGTCGCATGCCAGATGGAAAAGCCAACGGTCACCTCTCCGATTGATAAAACCGAGAAGGGACCACGCGAGGTTTACGAAGTGACGGGCGAAGGACTTCGCCAGCCAGCAAAACAGCTAAAGCTAAAGAGCCGCGGAGCAACAACTCGTAAGCCTGGGCGTAGCAAACCGGATCCGGTCGAAGAGAGCGAGGCCAAAGCAAAGCAGAAACCACAGCACTCCGAACCGCCAAGGGCCGACCAAGACGATAAAGACCCAAAGAAGAAGACGGTTGGTACGCCGCTAAAGCTGGTCAATCTGCCTACCGAAATCCAGCGAACCTTTCCCTTCGTCCGTGCCTTTCGGTTCTCAAAAAAGGGCAATTGGCTTGCCTTTGTGACTTCGGTCGAAGCGCCCGATAAGGAAGAGCGGAATGGTGAGCAAGCCGATGATCTCGTTGCCAATGAGGTGGTCGATGGTGTGCATCTGCTGCAACTTGATTCGCTGAAATTGACATGCATCGCCCGTGGCGTGGGGGAATACAAAAACCTTGCTTTTAACGAAGATGGTTCGCGTTTGGCGTTTATTACCAACAAAGACGACTACGAATCGAAGTCGCCGAAATGGTCCGTCTATGAATGGACCGCTGGCTCCAAACAGGCCAAGTGTATCGCTGGCGAAGGTGAGCAGGGAATCCCCAGCGGATGGTGGATCGCACCGGGATCGACGCAGCGCTACAGCGAAGATGGACGCAGGCTGTATTTTGAAACGAGCCCCATTCCTGAGGCGATTCTCAAGCAGCGGCGCGATCTTGCTGAGGGACGCGATGTCGATGCCGAGGAATCGGAAGAACGAGCCAAGCTTGATCTTTGGCATTGGCAAGACCCACAATTGCAACCGCAACAATTGCTGGAGGCTGAAGCCGAACGGAAACGTGATTATCGCGCAGCCTATGTGTTGAAGTCCAAGAAAATCGTTCAGATCGAAGATCTGCAAACCCCCGTCGTGGATATCGACTATCGCTCCCCGTCAAACGTATCAATCGCCAATAGCAATGTGCCTTACCGTAAAATGCTTTCGTGGGACGTCCCAGGGTACCAGGACGTTTACTTGGTTAACCTCAATAGCGGACGAAGGACCCAGGTCCTGAACAAGGTTCGCTCCGATGCGGCGCTGTCGCCAACCGGAAAGTATATCGTTTGGTTTGATGCTGAACAAAAGAAGTGGTTTGCAAAGAAGGCCAAAGATAAGGATGCGAAGTCGATCGAGATCAGCAAAGGTATTAAGCATCCACTCTACAATGTACTCGACGATCGTCCGATGTTGCCGTCGGCATATGGAACGGCAGGCTGGTTGCGTGGGGACCGCGCTCTCTTGATTTACGATCGTTACGATATCTGGAAACTCGACCCGACAGGCGAATCCAAACCGGTTTGCATCACTTTGGGCAGCGGTCGCCGAAACGAGATTCGATTCCGCTATCGCCACTTCGATTCCAAACAGCGCTTTGTCGATGCCGAAAAACCAATGCTGTTGACCGCATTCCATCTAAAGACGAAGGCGAGCGGTTTTTACTCTCTGCCTGCGCTCGAGGGGAACGCGAAAAATAAACAAGCCGCCCCAGTTGGTCCTGCTCCATTGATCATGCTTGATGAAAACCTAGGTGAACTGCAAAAAGCGAAAGACAGTGACCAGGTTGTATTCACTCGCAGCACGTTTCGCATGTTTCCCGATCTATGGACCAGTACCACTCGCTTCGAAAAGATCTCTCGCGTCAGTGACCTCAATCCCCAACAAGACGAGTACTCGTGGGGGACGTCCGAATTGACTCATTGGGAATCGCGAGACGGGCAAACGCTTGATGGCATTCTCCTCAAGCCGGATGGGTTTGATCCGTCCAAAAAGTATCCGCTGTTGGTGTACTTTTATGAACGAAGCTCGGATGGCCTGCACAAGTATTATCCGCCTGCTGCGGGGCGATCGATTATCTGCTTCAGTTTTTACGTCAGTCGTGGTTATGTCGTCTTTATTCCAGACATCCCTTATAAGACGGGCGAGCCTGGTCAGAGTGCTGCGAACGCCGTTTTGCCGGGCGTTGAGCATTTGATCGCTAAGGGCTTTGTCGACCAAGAAAGGATTGGGATGCAGGGGCACAGTTGGGGAGGGTACCAGACGGCCTATCTGGTGACCCAAACGGACATGTTTGCCTGTGCCGAAGCCGGGGCGCCGGTCAGTAACATGACGAGTGCTTACGGTGGCATTCGCTGGAGCAGTGGAATGAGTCGCATGTTCCAGTACGAACGGACGCAAAGTCGGATCGGTGGGGATCTGTGGGCAGCCCGTGAAAAATATATTGCCAATTCACCCCTCTTCTTCGCCGACAATATCGATACACCACTGCTGATTTTGCATAATGACCAAGACGGCGCCGTGCCATGGTATCAAGGAATCGAGCTTTTTGTTGCACTACGCCGCCTGGAAAAGCCAGCCTGGATGCTCAATTATAACGGTGACCCACACTGGGTGATGGGCGACTACAATCGTCGCGACTTTGCAATTCGGATGCAACAGTTTTTTGATCATTACTTGAAGGACGCACCCGAGCCTGTGTGGATGGCTGAGGGCATTCCAGCGGTCGAGAAAGGCAAGGATTTGGGGCTCGAACTACTGGAGCCAAAGTAA